CGATGATCTGAAGAAGATTCTACCGATTGTAGATAATGACGGTAGTGACTCGCAAATTTTCGATAACTGCTTAGAGTTTCTTATGTTATCAGGACGTTCATTACCTCATGCAGCGATGATGATGATTCCTGAGCCGTGGTCGAATCATGAGAGCATGAGCGATGAGAAAAAGGCATTTTATGAGTATCATAGCTGCTTAATGGAGCCGTGGGATGGCCCTGCTGCCGTAGCATTTACTGATGGTAGTATTATTGGTGCTGTACTTGATCGTAACGGACTGCGTCCTGCACGCTATTATGTAACGAAGGACGATTTAATTATCATGGCATCTGAGGTAGGAGTACTGGATATTGCGCCTGAGAATGTTGTTTGTAAGAAGCGTTTAGAGCCAGGTAGAATGCTATTAGTAGATACAGTTGCTGGCCGTATTATAGATGATGAAGAACTGAAGAGTCAGATAGCTACGGAGCATCCGTACCGTGATTGGTTAGATGAGCATTTAGTGAGCCTGGATGACCTACCAGAAGCACCGCTTGTGGCAGAGCCAGATCATGCGACAGTAACAGAGCGTCAATTAGCATTTGGTTATACATTTGAAGATTTGAAAAAGACATTAGAACCGATGGCTGTCAATGGGGTAGATCCAGTAGCTGCCATGGGTATCGATACGCCACTCGCAGTATTATCAGACAAACCGCAATTATTATATAACTATTTTAAGCAGTTGTTCGCACAGGTTACCAATCCGCCAATTGATGCATTACGCGAAGAAATCATTACGGCAAGTGATACTACCATTGGACCGGAACGTAACTTGATTCAACCGGAACCTGAAAGCTGTCGTCAAATCAGACTAAAATCACCGATTCTATCCAATGAGCAATTTGCAAAAGTTGTGCACGTACAGCGTGAAGGATTTAAAACGGTTACACTATCTGCCCTGTATAAAGTAAACGAAGGAAGCAACGGTTTAGAGAGCAAGCTGGATGAGTTATGTGCAGCTGTAGATCAGGCAATTGCTGATGGAGCCACTTTCATCGTTCTATCGGACCGCGGTGTCAATCAAGAGCTAGCGGCAATTCCTACGTTACTAGCAATTGCAGGCGTCCACCATCACTTAATTCGTCAAGGAACGCGTACTAAGGTTGCGTTAATTGCTGAAACTGGAGAAGCTCGTGAAGTACATCATTTTGCATTATTGATTGGTTATGGTGCGAGTGCGATTAATCCGTATCTTGCCTTTGAGACATTAGATGATATGATTCGCCAAGAATTGATTAGTGGTCTGAATCACGAAAAGGCAGTGAAGAATTACATCAAGGCAGCGACAAAGGGAGTTATCAAGGTATTATCAAAGATGGGGATTTCGACAATTCAAAGTTACCATGGTGCCCAAATCTTTGAGTGTGTGGGGATTGCGCAATCAGTGATTGACAAGTACTTTACATGGACGCCTTCGCGTATCGGAGGAATTGATCTTTCGGTAATTGCACAGGAAGTAGAAATGCGTCATAAGCGTGCCTATGACAAGATTGAGAGTCGAGATCGTACATTGGATAGTGGTGGAGATCACCAGTGGAGAAAAGATGGTGAACATCATTTGTTTAATCCTGAATCAATTACAATGCTACAAGATGCTTGCCGCAACGGTGAATATAAGTTATTCAAACAGTATTCAAACCAATTAAACGGAGAATCTGCAAAGCAAGCAACATTACGTGGCTTATTCGATTTCAACTTTGCAGCGAATCCAATACCAATAGAAGAAGTAGAATCTGTAGAATCGATTTGTAAGCGCTTTAAGACAGGTGCAATGTCATTCGGATCGATTAGCCAAGAGGCTCATGAGGCTCTAGCGATTGCCATGAACCGCATTGGCGGAAAGAGCAACACTGGCGAAGGTGGAGAGCATCCAAACCGTTTCACGAGAGACGCAAACGGGGATTTACGTCGTAGTGCTATTAAACAAGTAGCATCTGGACGTTTTGGTGTTACTTCAGAATATCTTGTGAATGCAGATGAGATTCAGATCAAAATGGCACAAGGTGCAAAACCTGGAGAAGGCGGACAGTTACCAGGTCGCAAAGTATATCCATTTGTAGCTGAAGTGCGTGGTACAACGGCAGGGGTAGGACTGATTTCACCTCCTCCACACCATGATATTTATTCTATTGAAGACTTAGCAGAATTAATCCATGACTTGAAGAATGCCAATCCTCGTGCTCGCATTAACGTGAAGCTTGTATCTGAAGTGGGTGTAGGTACGATTGCAGCGGGTGTTGCGAAAGGTAAGGCAGATGTTGTTCTGATTAGTGGTTATGACGGTGGAACTGGTGCATCGCCACGTACCAGCATTAAGCATGCGGGACTTCCATGGGAGCTTGGATTAGCGGAAACTCATCAGACGCTCGTAATGAATAATCTTAGAGACCGTATAGTCGTAGAAACAGACGGCAAGATGATGACAGGTAGAGATGTAGTCATTGCTGCACTTCTTGGCGCCGAGGAATATGGTTTTGCTACAGCACCACTAGTAGTACTTGGTTGCGTTATGATGCGCGTTTGTCACATGGACACTTGCCCAGTTGGGGTAGCAACACAGAACCCAGAACTACGCAAGCTGTTTAAGGGAGATCCTGCCCACGTGGTGAACTTCATGCAGTACATTGCTCAGGAAATGAGAGAATACATGGCTCAGCTTGGATTCCGTACAATCAATGAAATGGTTGGAAAAACAGACCGTTTAGCAGTGACTCGTGCGCAAGACCATTGGAAAGCAAAGGGCCTAGACTTCAAGGCAATCTTACATCAACCGGAAGTTGATCCAAGTGTACGCAAGTATTGCCAAATGGATCAGGACCATGGTTTAGATAAATCGATTGATATGCAGCAGCTTCTAGATATCTGTAAGCCAGCAATCGACAATAAGCAACCTGTGCAAGCAACACTTCCGATTTGTAACATCAACCGCGTGGTTGGTACGATTCTTGGTAGTGAAGTAACTAGAAAACACGGCGGGAAAGGCCTTCCGGAAGACACAATCAAACTAAAGTTTGAAGGATCTGCAGGTCAAAGCTTTGGAGCCTTCGTACCGAAGGGAATCACCATGTCTCTAGAAGGAGATTCGAACGACTATTTCGGTAAAGGACTATCTGGAGGGAAGCTATCGGTATATCCATCGGAAAAAGCAACATTCGTTCCTGAAGAAAACATTATTATCGGAAACGTTGCGTTCTATGGCGCGACTGCTGGGGAGGCGTATATTCGAGGCATTGCTGGAGAGCGTTTCTGTGTAAGAAATAGTGGTGTGCATGCTGTCGTTGAAGGTGTGGGCGACCATGGATGCGAGTACATGACAGGTGGTCGCGTGGTTGTGTTAGGTAAGACTGGCAGAAACTTCGCTGCAGGTATGTCAGGTGGTATCGCATACGTACTTGATACGAATAACAGCTTTAAGAATCTCTGCAATATGGAGATGGTAGGGCTTGAGACGTTAGAAACCGCGAAAGAAATTGAAGAAGTAAAGGCTATGATTGAAAAACATGTAGCATTCACTAAGAGTAGTCATGCTCAATCGATTTTAGACCGCTGGGATGAGATGGTGTCGAAGTTCGTTAAGGTCATTCCTAAGGATTTCAAGCGTATGATGGAAGCAATTGAACGTGCTCAGGA
The DNA window shown above is from Desulfuribacillus stibiiarsenatis and carries:
- the gltB gene encoding glutamate synthase large subunit, with protein sequence MTHIGLPPKQGLYDPQFEHDACGIGFVANIKGKRSHETVRQALQILLNLDHRGGQGCEKNTGDGAGILMQSPHTFFVKECAKLGITLPEFGKYGVGMFFLPKEEKARVNVEKIIEGIIADAGQTLLGWRDVPTDNSTLGDTAKSVEPCVRQIFIGANANLADQMAFERKLYVIRKLAENNIRFASVEGGEQFYVPSLSSKTIVFKGMLTPEQVDGYYLDLRNPEMETALALVHSRFSTNTFPSWERAHPYRYMIHNGEINTLRGNVNWMHARQAMCESELFGDDLKKILPIVDNDGSDSQIFDNCLEFLMLSGRSLPHAAMMMIPEPWSNHESMSDEKKAFYEYHSCLMEPWDGPAAVAFTDGSIIGAVLDRNGLRPARYYVTKDDLIIMASEVGVLDIAPENVVCKKRLEPGRMLLVDTVAGRIIDDEELKSQIATEHPYRDWLDEHLVSLDDLPEAPLVAEPDHATVTERQLAFGYTFEDLKKTLEPMAVNGVDPVAAMGIDTPLAVLSDKPQLLYNYFKQLFAQVTNPPIDALREEIITASDTTIGPERNLIQPEPESCRQIRLKSPILSNEQFAKVVHVQREGFKTVTLSALYKVNEGSNGLESKLDELCAAVDQAIADGATFIVLSDRGVNQELAAIPTLLAIAGVHHHLIRQGTRTKVALIAETGEAREVHHFALLIGYGASAINPYLAFETLDDMIRQELISGLNHEKAVKNYIKAATKGVIKVLSKMGISTIQSYHGAQIFECVGIAQSVIDKYFTWTPSRIGGIDLSVIAQEVEMRHKRAYDKIESRDRTLDSGGDHQWRKDGEHHLFNPESITMLQDACRNGEYKLFKQYSNQLNGESAKQATLRGLFDFNFAANPIPIEEVESVESICKRFKTGAMSFGSISQEAHEALAIAMNRIGGKSNTGEGGEHPNRFTRDANGDLRRSAIKQVASGRFGVTSEYLVNADEIQIKMAQGAKPGEGGQLPGRKVYPFVAEVRGTTAGVGLISPPPHHDIYSIEDLAELIHDLKNANPRARINVKLVSEVGVGTIAAGVAKGKADVVLISGYDGGTGASPRTSIKHAGLPWELGLAETHQTLVMNNLRDRIVVETDGKMMTGRDVVIAALLGAEEYGFATAPLVVLGCVMMRVCHMDTCPVGVATQNPELRKLFKGDPAHVVNFMQYIAQEMREYMAQLGFRTINEMVGKTDRLAVTRAQDHWKAKGLDFKAILHQPEVDPSVRKYCQMDQDHGLDKSIDMQQLLDICKPAIDNKQPVQATLPICNINRVVGTILGSEVTRKHGGKGLPEDTIKLKFEGSAGQSFGAFVPKGITMSLEGDSNDYFGKGLSGGKLSVYPSEKATFVPEENIIIGNVAFYGATAGEAYIRGIAGERFCVRNSGVHAVVEGVGDHGCEYMTGGRVVVLGKTGRNFAAGMSGGIAYVLDTNNSFKNLCNMEMVGLETLETAKEIEEVKAMIEKHVAFTKSSHAQSILDRWDEMVSKFVKVIPKDFKRMMEAIERAQEAGLSGTEAVMAAFEENKNDQSRVSGN